From Schistocerca gregaria isolate iqSchGreg1 chromosome 10, iqSchGreg1.2, whole genome shotgun sequence, one genomic window encodes:
- the LOC126293273 gene encoding uncharacterized protein LOC126293273: protein MFTNVHAQEVEDEEAQHRRKEQQPSPSRQRRGSSKSPSSRSPSGHDRCREQNCEECHSCCPEGDQCCCRSQEEPGNSKEKGRSSGSRRGSVAHKRKSVRRGSESLKLPDGAAIERRLARTPSPRAVGAAGLEDEFGVVSSRRRSSSLKIETEGKLSVAPAGSGNRRRSSSLKSDGEARRGGEEEPVRRDRRKSSLYGGYLSPNDALSFSDGVDEAGRRSRRNSSRKSSDSSSFRTDADGHLLCPDQSPSPQHCVSTDAAFDASRRDSRRSVRSFNEEVGEVRRKNSRRSDEGRGLSRTPSPRHGSGKRSGSPRSAVAAGLDPFASRVCFYVDDCVIDDAPPEALPQPRPAGARHGRRATSMRDPGGARRYATKLSRHASDVTPAQRNRAGSVRRTQRGSLMLPGAGPGGGVGVGARTPPEELPPKERRRRTIVMIVGATFMFLLACSVLVVVVTLTHHSFRHPPVDDAVRKENEEYLSAIGRDDSGLSSAGQNVTSGPPPLLLDNP, encoded by the coding sequence ATGTTCACCAATGTGCACGCCCAAGAAGTGGAGGACGAAGAGGCACAGCACAGAAGAAAGGAGCAACAGCCGTCTCCATCCAGACAGAGACGTGGCAGCTCCAAGAGCCCGTCCTCCAGGAGTCCGTCGGGACACGACAGGTGCCGGGAGCAGAACTGCGAAGAATGCCACTCTTGCTGCCCCGAGGGCGACCAGTGCTGCTGCAGGAGCCAGGAAGAGCCTGGGAACTCCAAGGAGAAGGGCAGGTCTTCGGGGTCCAGGCGGGGTTCTGTGGCACACAAGAGGAAGAGCGTCAGGAGGGGCAGCGAGTCCCTGAAGCTCCCCGACGGAGCTGCGATCGAGCGGAGGTTGGCGAGAACGCCCAGTCCGAGAGCGGTCGGCGCTGCCGGGCTCGAGGACGAGTTCGGAGTAGTGTCCAGCCGGCGTCGCAGCAGCTCCCTCAAGATCGAGACCGAAGGCAAGTTGAGCGTGGCTCCCGCGGGGTCGGGTAACCGCAGGCGGAGCAGTTCGCTCAAGAGCGACGGGGAGGCGAGGCGCGGCGGCGAGGAAGAGCCCGTCCGCAGGGACCGCAGGAAGTCGTCGCTGTACGGCGGCTACCTCAGCCCCAACGACGCCCTCTCCTTCAGCGACGGAGTGGACGAGGCGGGCCGGCGCAGCCGGAGGAACTCCTCGCGCAAGAGCAGCGACAGCTCCTCGTTCCGAACGGACGCCGACGGACACCTGCTGTGCCCCGACCAGAGCCCCAGCCCGCAGCACTGCGTAAGCACAGACGCCGCCTTCGACGCCTCGAGGAGGGACTCCCGCAGGAGCGTCAGGTCCTTCAACGAAGAAGTCGGGGAGGTCCGCAGGAAGAACTCGAGGCGGTCCGACGAGGGCCGCGGGCTGTCCCGGACGCCGAGCCCCCGGCACGGGTCCGGGAAGCGCTCCGGCAGCCCGCGGTCAGCCGTCGCGGCGGGGCTGGACCCGTTCGCCTCCCGCGTCTGCTTCTACGTCGACGACTGCGTCATCGACGACGCGCCCCCGGAGGCGCTGCCGCAGCCCCGGCCGGCCGGGGCTCGCCACGGCCGGCGCGCGACCTCCATGAGGGACCCTGGCGGGGCCCGGCGCTACGCCACCAAGCTGAGCAGGCACGCCAGTGACGTGACGCCGGCCCAGCGAAACCGCGCGGGCAGCGTGAGGCGGACCCAGCGCGGCAGCCTCATGCTGCCCGGGGCGGGGCCggggggcggcgtcggcgtcggcgccaGGACGCCCCCGGAGGAGCTGCCGCCCAAGGAGCGCCGCCGGCGCACCATCGTCATGATCGTGGGCGCCACCTTCATGTTCCTGCTCGCCTGCAGCGTGCTCGTCGTCGTCGTCACACTGACGCACCACTCCTTCCGTCACCCGCCCGTCGACGACGCAG